One genomic segment of Vibrio sp. SCSIO 43136 includes these proteins:
- a CDS encoding YhdP family protein, whose product MTSWKTRFLRAIMACVLLVMVTLAVAITALRITLPKLNQYQSEIEQWVNSTTGMTFQIEDVSGYWRNTHPFVALHGLDAQFPGQDPIKISLQTVEVEFDLFQSIFNLSPTVSTLYINGLELDISDVGWRKNADNKPTVAEPTKAQPLQDVRQLLLYQLADFSLKQSKVTYQTFNGEVKAIDIERLKWRNSGHHHQGEGVISASDDPTNRLAVQGSFFTNKEFDLTKLTGDFFASADNLQIKQWLPADVQKQTGITNAQLSFRSWVTLKQGKAEDAFIEVLPSELGWQNEDKHLLTLERGSVLLELADQGWQINAHNFQLRTDDTPWPTLDWVFNWQPEQWTLNVSQLDISTIVPITRVVPQIDGLARWLQEVEIGGQVEDIRASATRDFSDLKYSAQLSQGEMQQWYLLPEVHKLSAQISGDAGQLRVQADLVDDVLPYGEVFQAPLNIKQGHTDLVFEFEESSWSIWSPKVTAATPDLQVIGAFKLDFPKERSPFLSFYAEADLFNAAETWRYLPTLALGQGLTDYLSTAIQGGQVDTAKLLWFGELGNFPYDQHNGIFQADVPLKNSRFSFDTSWPTITELQLDLLFENAAMYLDSRSAQLVDVKAKRITGRIPFLGPDGHIEIEAKAAAEGTAVRDYMMATPLIDSVGAALTAVEVHGNVESEFQLFIPFSGKDSRAWGWADLNNNQVHVQTPPIKLEQASGRIEFDDDVVSASKLSAHLLDQPVDLSFKGETQDGNYAVNIDTSGDWQVKPLSPYVGESWLTRLDGHAPWNMGIDLQLTDVGFSYQIDVNADIAQVESHYPSPLKKALGAKGKASLQASGNQEMVSARLQLPDVKYQAEIDLQTEMPELVATNLIVGKGAFRLPPIVGHSATIRHRAFNLDDWIALFVTPKGSDSSTTQELDVPALPLPTRIDLSTPQLTIAGLEWHDVEFQARKKNLGWRLSLNSAEAKGEATYLAPYDLSVVFDRLQIYVPALEDEQVSLNPIEAAVNEVDETVAEKISDLDKSLHQALPNLTLAIHDFWFQGYKVGKVNVDFQRSDDKLEWRQVSLRSGSNKFDGSGWWRLDGDTSESHFEFQMSGDNNSDLMERFGISSGVQQAPFDMSSSMNWQGSPWNPQVDTLNGSMKSELGPGVISDVSGAARLLGLFSLDSIIRKMQLDFTGVFDKGMAFNKISGTATVSGGVVVTNDIEMDAVAGNMLIRGLADLNTRQVDAEVEFTPDLTSGIPILSAFAVAPQTAIYVFAVTTVLSPVIDVITQVRYQVKGPLENPQVTELSRSKGKYQVPEQEQK is encoded by the coding sequence GTGACCTCATGGAAAACTCGCTTTTTGCGAGCGATAATGGCGTGTGTTTTATTAGTAATGGTGACCCTTGCGGTCGCCATTACTGCTTTGCGCATTACCTTACCTAAGCTAAATCAATACCAATCTGAGATAGAGCAGTGGGTTAACAGTACCACTGGCATGACCTTTCAGATTGAAGATGTAAGTGGTTACTGGCGCAACACCCATCCATTTGTGGCGCTGCATGGACTGGATGCACAATTTCCCGGTCAAGACCCAATTAAAATCTCTTTGCAGACGGTGGAAGTTGAGTTCGACTTATTTCAGAGCATTTTCAACCTCTCTCCAACCGTATCTACCTTGTACATTAATGGCTTGGAGCTGGATATCAGCGATGTAGGTTGGCGAAAAAATGCCGATAACAAACCTACAGTCGCAGAGCCAACTAAGGCTCAGCCATTGCAAGATGTTAGACAACTGCTGCTCTATCAGTTGGCGGATTTCTCACTCAAACAGTCCAAAGTGACTTACCAAACCTTTAATGGTGAGGTGAAAGCCATCGATATTGAGCGCCTGAAATGGCGTAACAGTGGACACCACCACCAAGGTGAAGGGGTGATCAGTGCTTCTGACGACCCTACCAATCGATTGGCGGTCCAAGGCTCCTTTTTTACCAATAAAGAGTTTGATTTAACCAAGCTGACTGGCGACTTCTTTGCTTCTGCGGATAATCTGCAAATTAAGCAGTGGCTACCTGCGGATGTGCAAAAGCAAACCGGTATAACCAATGCTCAACTGAGTTTTCGCTCTTGGGTTACTCTAAAGCAAGGTAAAGCGGAAGATGCATTCATCGAAGTATTGCCATCAGAGCTTGGTTGGCAGAATGAAGATAAGCACTTACTTACCTTGGAGCGAGGTAGCGTGCTGCTAGAGCTCGCAGACCAAGGCTGGCAGATAAACGCTCACAACTTCCAACTGCGTACCGATGATACGCCTTGGCCAACCCTTGACTGGGTATTTAACTGGCAACCTGAGCAGTGGACACTCAATGTCTCACAACTCGATATATCTACTATTGTGCCGATCACTCGAGTCGTGCCACAGATAGACGGGCTCGCTCGCTGGTTGCAAGAGGTAGAAATCGGTGGTCAGGTGGAAGATATACGCGCTTCCGCCACCCGAGATTTTTCTGACCTAAAATATTCTGCGCAGCTTTCTCAAGGGGAGATGCAACAGTGGTACCTACTGCCAGAAGTACACAAGCTGAGTGCTCAGATATCTGGGGATGCGGGGCAGCTAAGGGTACAAGCAGATTTGGTGGATGATGTCTTGCCATACGGCGAGGTCTTCCAAGCACCGCTCAATATTAAACAGGGTCATACTGACTTAGTGTTTGAGTTTGAAGAGTCTTCCTGGTCTATATGGTCACCTAAGGTGACGGCGGCGACACCTGATTTGCAAGTTATCGGCGCATTCAAGCTCGACTTTCCGAAAGAACGCTCGCCATTTTTGTCCTTTTACGCTGAGGCGGACCTGTTTAACGCAGCAGAAACTTGGCGATACTTACCGACGTTGGCACTGGGGCAGGGGTTGACGGACTATCTATCGACTGCGATTCAAGGAGGCCAAGTCGATACAGCAAAATTGCTGTGGTTTGGTGAGCTTGGGAATTTCCCATACGATCAACATAACGGTATTTTCCAAGCCGACGTTCCGCTTAAAAATAGCCGGTTTAGCTTCGATACTTCTTGGCCAACCATTACCGAGCTGCAACTGGATTTGTTGTTTGAAAATGCAGCTATGTATTTGGATTCACGCAGTGCTCAGCTCGTTGACGTTAAAGCCAAACGGATCACAGGACGCATTCCTTTCTTGGGGCCAGATGGACACATAGAAATTGAAGCAAAAGCGGCCGCCGAAGGTACCGCTGTACGTGATTACATGATGGCGACACCTTTGATTGATTCTGTGGGGGCCGCACTAACCGCAGTAGAAGTTCACGGCAATGTAGAATCTGAGTTCCAGCTATTTATTCCGTTTAGTGGTAAAGATTCACGAGCTTGGGGCTGGGCAGATTTGAACAATAACCAAGTTCATGTGCAAACACCGCCGATTAAACTCGAGCAAGCCTCAGGTCGTATCGAATTTGATGATGATGTGGTGAGTGCAAGCAAACTCAGTGCACATTTGCTTGATCAGCCTGTTGACTTGTCATTTAAAGGCGAAACCCAAGATGGCAATTATGCCGTGAATATCGATACGTCTGGTGATTGGCAAGTGAAGCCTTTGTCACCTTATGTTGGGGAAAGTTGGTTAACGCGTTTGGATGGTCATGCGCCTTGGAACATGGGGATTGACCTCCAGCTTACTGATGTCGGGTTTAGCTACCAAATTGATGTGAATGCGGATATTGCTCAAGTCGAAAGTCACTACCCAAGCCCATTGAAAAAGGCTTTGGGCGCAAAAGGTAAAGCCAGCTTGCAAGCCTCAGGTAATCAAGAAATGGTCTCTGCACGCCTGCAACTACCAGATGTAAAGTATCAAGCAGAAATCGATTTGCAAACCGAGATGCCGGAGTTAGTTGCTACCAATTTGATTGTTGGCAAAGGTGCGTTTCGTTTGCCGCCGATAGTCGGGCATAGTGCTACTATTCGACATCGAGCTTTCAATCTTGACGATTGGATAGCGCTATTCGTCACACCGAAAGGCAGTGATAGCAGCACGACTCAAGAGCTTGATGTACCTGCACTTCCTCTACCAACACGCATTGATTTATCAACGCCACAACTCACCATTGCTGGGTTAGAGTGGCACGACGTTGAGTTCCAAGCGCGTAAAAAGAATCTTGGCTGGCGGTTGTCACTCAACAGTGCGGAAGCAAAAGGTGAAGCGACTTATCTAGCCCCCTATGACTTATCGGTGGTGTTTGATCGCCTGCAAATCTATGTACCCGCATTGGAAGATGAGCAAGTATCGCTCAACCCGATTGAAGCGGCAGTAAATGAGGTTGATGAGACTGTTGCGGAAAAAATATCCGATCTCGATAAGAGCCTTCATCAAGCATTACCGAACCTAACTTTGGCCATCCATGATTTTTGGTTCCAAGGCTATAAGGTGGGTAAGGTGAATGTTGATTTTCAGCGCAGTGACGACAAACTCGAATGGCGACAAGTATCACTTCGCAGTGGTAGCAACAAGTTTGATGGCAGTGGCTGGTGGCGACTCGATGGTGACACAAGTGAGTCTCACTTTGAGTTCCAGATGTCGGGTGATAACAACAGTGACCTGATGGAGCGCTTTGGTATTAGCTCTGGTGTGCAGCAAGCGCCATTTGATATGAGTTCTAGCATGAACTGGCAAGGCTCCCCGTGGAACCCACAGGTCGATACATTAAACGGTTCTATGAAATCTGAGCTTGGGCCAGGGGTGATTTCCGATGTGAGTGGTGCGGCGCGCCTGTTGGGACTGTTTAGCCTTGATTCCATCATTCGCAAAATGCAGCTCGATTTCACTGGCGTATTTGATAAAGGCATGGCGTTTAACAAGATCTCAGGCACGGCGACCGTGAGTGGCGGTGTAGTAGTGACCAATGACATTGAAATGGATGCTGTCGCCGGCAATATGTTGATCCGAGGGCTTGCTGACCTGAATACACGTCAAGTTGATGCTGAAGTGGAGTTTACTCCGGATTTGACCTCAGGGATCCCGATTCTATCGGCGTTTGCTGTCGCACCACAGACCGCCATTTATGTGTTTGCGGTGACAACAGTATTGTCTCCAGTGATCGATGTGATTACTCAGGTGCGTTACCAAGTGAAAGGGCCGTTGGAAAACCCTCAAGTGACCGAGTTGTCACGAAGCAAAGGAAAGTATCAGGTCCCTGAACAGGAACAAAAATAA
- the rng gene encoding ribonuclease G encodes MSAELLINVTPSETRVAMIVGGALQEVHIERESKRGIVGNIYKGKVSRVLPGMQAAFVDIGLDKAAFLHASDIVPHTECVAENEKKQFQVRDISELVRQGQDIVVQVVKDPLGTKGARLTTDITLPSRYLVFMPGASHVGVSQRIENESERDRLKRVVADYCDENGGFIIRTAAEGAKDNELAQDAAFLKRLWSKVMERRAKYKTRSTLYGEVGLAQRILRDFVGTELDRIQVDSRLVYENLLEFTSEFVPELTQKLELYEGDKPIFDMYDTENEIQRALERKVELKSGGYLIIDQTEAMTTVDINTGAFVGRRNLEETIFNTNVEATQAIARQLRLRNLGGIIIIDFIDMLSDEHRKRVLSSLEMALSNDRVKTNINGFTQLGLVEMTRKRTRESIEHVLCSECPTCEGRGQVKTVESVCYEVLREVTRVNRAYDADNFVVYASPAVADALEGDESHALAELKVFIGKEVRIQPEPLYVQEQFDVVMM; translated from the coding sequence ATGAGTGCAGAGTTGTTAATAAACGTCACTCCGAGTGAAACTCGGGTGGCGATGATCGTGGGCGGTGCGTTACAGGAAGTCCATATTGAGCGTGAATCTAAGCGCGGTATCGTAGGCAATATTTACAAAGGCAAAGTGAGTCGAGTGCTGCCAGGCATGCAGGCGGCTTTTGTCGATATTGGTTTAGATAAAGCGGCATTTTTGCACGCATCCGACATCGTTCCTCACACGGAATGTGTGGCGGAAAATGAAAAAAAACAGTTTCAAGTTCGTGATATTTCCGAGCTTGTTCGTCAAGGTCAAGATATTGTGGTTCAAGTGGTGAAAGACCCACTCGGTACAAAAGGCGCACGTCTTACCACGGATATTACTCTTCCTTCTCGCTATTTGGTATTTATGCCTGGTGCTAGCCATGTTGGTGTATCACAACGCATTGAAAATGAATCTGAACGCGACCGATTAAAGCGTGTCGTCGCAGATTATTGCGATGAAAATGGCGGCTTTATTATCCGTACCGCAGCAGAAGGTGCTAAGGATAATGAGCTGGCTCAAGACGCCGCATTCCTGAAACGCTTGTGGTCAAAAGTGATGGAGCGTCGAGCCAAATATAAAACTCGCTCAACTCTATATGGCGAAGTGGGCCTTGCGCAGCGTATTCTTCGTGATTTTGTTGGCACCGAGTTGGATCGCATTCAAGTCGACTCTCGTCTGGTGTACGAAAACCTCCTAGAGTTTACGTCTGAGTTTGTTCCAGAGCTGACGCAGAAACTGGAGCTGTATGAAGGCGACAAGCCAATCTTCGACATGTATGACACCGAAAACGAGATCCAACGTGCGCTGGAGCGTAAAGTTGAGCTGAAGTCGGGCGGTTATCTGATCATAGACCAAACCGAGGCTATGACCACCGTCGACATCAATACAGGTGCGTTTGTGGGGCGTCGTAACCTAGAAGAAACCATCTTCAATACCAACGTGGAGGCAACCCAAGCCATAGCAAGGCAACTGCGTCTGCGCAATCTAGGTGGCATCATCATTATCGATTTCATCGACATGTTGTCTGATGAGCATCGCAAACGCGTATTGTCATCTCTCGAAATGGCACTGTCGAACGACCGAGTCAAAACCAACATCAATGGCTTCACTCAATTGGGTCTAGTTGAGATGACTCGTAAAAGAACGCGAGAAAGTATTGAACATGTACTCTGTTCTGAGTGTCCAACCTGTGAAGGGCGTGGTCAAGTGAAGACGGTTGAATCGGTTTGCTACGAAGTCTTGCGTGAAGTAACGCGCGTCAACCGAGCGTACGATGCCGATAACTTCGTGGTTTATGCTTCACCTGCAGTGGCCGATGCTTTAGAAGGGGATGAGTCTCATGCACTTGCGGAGCTCAAAGTCTTTATAGGCAAGGAAGTCAGGATTCAGCCTGAACCACTGTATGTGCAAGAACAGTTTGATGTCGTGATGATGTAA
- a CDS encoding nucleoside triphosphate pyrophosphatase produces the protein MAWLLLASGSPRRRELLEQLGYSFEVLSPDIEEVRQTGESPSDYVQRLSLQKAQAGFELAQDPLVTVIGSDTVVVAQGEVLEKPLDEAHFELMMQKLSGAQHSVMTAVSVVNGQQAQTIMVETKVWFRALSQQDITGYWQSGEPQDKAGGYGIQGIGGRFVARIEGSYHAVVGLPLMETDQLLQQFSQE, from the coding sequence ATGGCTTGGTTATTATTGGCTTCAGGCTCCCCAAGACGAAGAGAGCTGCTTGAACAGTTAGGCTATTCATTTGAAGTGCTGTCACCAGATATCGAAGAGGTTCGTCAAACAGGCGAATCTCCAAGCGATTATGTACAGCGCTTGTCATTACAAAAAGCCCAAGCAGGTTTTGAACTCGCCCAAGATCCCTTAGTTACTGTGATTGGCTCAGACACTGTTGTCGTTGCACAAGGCGAAGTGCTAGAAAAACCTCTCGATGAGGCGCATTTTGAATTGATGATGCAAAAACTCTCAGGTGCGCAGCATTCAGTAATGACGGCGGTGAGCGTGGTTAATGGTCAACAAGCTCAAACCATCATGGTAGAAACGAAAGTCTGGTTTAGAGCCCTCTCTCAACAGGACATCACTGGCTATTGGCAATCTGGAGAGCCTCAAGATAAAGCTGGTGGGTATGGCATTCAGGGTATTGGCGGACGTTTTGTCGCTCGTATTGAAGGCAGTTACCACGCTGTGGTGGGACTGCCCCTCATGGAAACCGACCAACTATTACAACAATTTTCCCAAGAATAA